One window of Lacerta agilis isolate rLacAgi1 chromosome 14, rLacAgi1.pri, whole genome shotgun sequence genomic DNA carries:
- the AHRR gene encoding aryl hydrocarbon receptor repressor yields MIPPGECLYAGRKRRKPIQKQRPAHGNGKSNPSKRHRDRLNAELDHLASLLPFPPDIIAKLDKLSVLRLSVSYLRVKSFFQAVQEKCLKKHAGREIKEADMLKEPAIPEGGFLLESLSGFVLVVSADGMIFYASPTIVDYLGFHQTDVMHQNIYDYVHVDDRQDFCKQLHWAMNPPQLISGQHMPTETGEEFILNEMFKAQEGNSTPSDFSSFLTRCFTCRIRCLLDSTSGFRAMHFQGKLKFLFGQKKKSSSGAILHPQLSLFCIVVPLLLPSVTDMKLKSLFVKSKCRSDQAATTDANSKAISEQYMADLHRRNAFQEGKNNRENGISLKRLQANEDHWVWIQASTQVQYRNGSSEYAIALQQAPKEDCHQKITSSTANTKRNRENLVQMKYSKWAPRKKEQDSIKVKFEPCTDGEECFIQQELVGPTASLFGTQYSSNRNGISTSVNPSNYCSKIQRNENACPSKTARPFCNRDQRLFGLSSTCPPWGGTENCQPHPSLQQYTTQSYSGEYMKSQCPLVSSETPYNTGLAHNIKTEYDSDSENIGAVSASRVWIGENSTRKKQAIRFPTRVHLKTELDLSEHLSPCQTPKQCVYPPYNWQHIVMHHPNLSRSGPGKGLHSKELVPLSSQNSVCAEAMEGAQDTHYWNEFYNPSLVEERGLNRQVLKMQCEFKNPSFIQTVKHEPLESSHMSGSGQTRVQTTFPESTLASSQPHKIMGCAFSQQMV; encoded by the exons GAGGCCCGCGCATGGGAATGGGAAGTCTAATCCTTCAAAGAGACACAGAGATCGCTTGAATGCTGAGTTAGATCACCTGGCCAGTCTCCTGCCTTTCCCACCAGACATAATAGCTAAACTGGACAAACTCTCCGTCTTGCGTCTCAGCGTCAGTTACCTTCGAGTCAAAAGCTTCTTTCAAG CTGTTCAGGAGAAGTGCTTGAAAAAGCACGCAGGTCGTGAAATCAAGGAAGCTGACATGCTCAAGGAGCCTGCCATACCAGAAGGTGGATTCTTACTGGAG TCACTGAGTGGTTTTGTTCTGGTGGTGAGTGCTGATGGAATGATATTCTATGCCTCACCAACAATTGTGGATTATCTAGGATTTCACCAG ACTGATGTAATGCATCAAAATATATATGATTACGTTCATGTGGATGACCGGCAGGATTTCTGCAAACAACTGCACTGGGCCATGAATCCGCCACAACTCATTTCTGGACAACATATGCCAACGGAGACAG GGGAAGAATTCATccttaatgaaatgtttaaagcacAGGAGGGTAACAGTACGCCATCAGACTTTTCATCCTTTTTAACCCGGTGCTTCACTTGTCGAATTCGCTGTCTTCTAGACAGTACTTCTGGCTTCCGT gcaaTGCACTTTCAAGGCAAACTGAAATTTCTCTTTGGGCAGAAGAAGAAGTCTTCCTCAGGAGCAATATTACACCCTCAGCTGTCCTTATTCTGCATAGTGGTGCCACTTCTGCTTCCTTCTGTGACTGACATGAAGTTAAAAAGCCTTTTTGTGAAATCAAAATGCAGATCTGATCAAGCAGCCACAACAGATGCAAA CTCAAAGGCTATTTCTGAACAGTATATGGCTGATCTTCATAGAAGGAATGCTTTCCAAGAAG GAAAGAATAATAGAGAAAATGGCATTTCTCTGAAGAGACTGCAAGCAAACGAAGACCATTGGGTTTGGATACAGGCCAGTACTCAAGTTCAATACCGAAATGGTTCTTCAGAATATGCCATTGCTCTACAGCAAGCTCCCAA GGAAGACTGTCATCAGAAGATAACAAGCAGCACCGCAAACACGAAAAGGAACAGGGAAAACCTTGTACAGATGAAGTATAGTAAGTGGGCCCCGAGGAAAAAAGAACAGGACAGCATAAAAGTGAAGTTTGAACCTTGTACTGATGGCGAAGAATGTTTTATTCAGCAAGAACTTGTCGGTCCTACTGCATCGCTATTCGGTACTCAATACAGTAGCAACAGAAATGGCATTTCGACTTCAGTGAATCCATCAAATTACTGTTCTAAAATTCAGCGTAATGAGAATGCATGTCCAAGCAAAACTGCTAGACCTTTCTGCAATAGAGACCAACGGCTCTTTGGTTTATCATCAACCTGTCCTCCCTGGGGTGGCACAGAAAATTGCCAGCCTCATCCAAGCTTGCAGCAGTACACAACACAAAGTTACTCTGGAGAATACATGAAGTCACAATGTCCATTAGTATCCTCAGAAACTCCGTACAACACGGGGTTGGCACATAACATCAAAACTGAATATGATTCGGATTCTGAAAATATAGGTGCTGTTTCAGCAAGTCGGGTCTGGATTGGTGAAAACAGCACAAGGAAAAAGCAAGCGATCCGTTTTCCTACTAGGGTTCACCTCAAaacagaactggacctcagtgagcATCTGTCTCCTTGCCAAACCCCAAAGCAGTGTGTTTATCCGCCGTATAACTGGCAACACATTGTGATGCACCATCCCAACCTCAGCAGAAGTGGACCTGGCAAAGGACTGCACAGCAAGGAACTAGTTCCTCTGAGCTCCCAGAACTCCGTCTGTGCAGAAGCAATGGAGGGTGCACAAGACACAcattactggaatgaattttataATCCCAGTTTAGTAGAAGAGAGGGGGCTGAATAGGCAAGTTCTGAAGATGCAGTGCGAGTTTAAAAATCCCAGTTTTATTCAGACAGTCAAACACGAGCCCTTAGAGTCTTCTCACATGTCTGGCAGTGGTCAGACCAGAGTACAAACTACTTTTCCTGAAAGCACATTAGCCAGCTCTCAACCTCATAAAATAATGGGATGTGCATTTTCACAACAAATGGTATAG